One genomic window of Micromonospora sp. WMMD1128 includes the following:
- a CDS encoding multicopper oxidase domain-containing protein yields MVLFRRLRPVRAATVAEETAPTVPTARATDEKPTDPTGPTASATPTRPTETAAPTAPNPASLDPDVAPRLFGPVPNTAASPLPVLDPDGRPVPGTGIRKFVDPLPAPGRPATAGLGARLPVAVPDTITWPGCDYYEIGLQEYAQRLHRDLPATRLRGYRQLNLGTDAAGHNTVSPPDRPWHLGPMIVARRGRPVRVKFINQLPTGRAGELFLPVDETLDGAGAGPLDGPAPYPQNRAVPHLAGARTAWTSAGNPWQWVTPAGEITPYPVGVGVIPVPDMPAPGAGATTLYFPNDQSGRLMWLHDNTLGLSRLTTYSGQLALWLLTDPAEQRLVDDGVLPADQLPLVIEDKTFVPDDAQLAAQDPTWDRNRWGAKGSLWHPHVYQPRQNPYRLCGTNPTGRWDYGPWTHDPDGGASPWVAPVPSPHHDPATEPDEPPLVPAVPHPSAVPEAYGDTPLVNGVAYPYLEVTPTAYRFRILNACADRALNLQLYRAASDGPMWAPDGGPADPLAGEVPMVEAVRAPGRPADWPADGRDGGVPDPAAAGPELIQIGNEGGLLPAPVVLANRPVDYRYDRQDPTVLNVDGHALLLAPGERADVVVDFSTVPPGGTLILYNDCPAPLPRFDPRYDHHTGAPDRTATGGLPPTHPGYGPNTRTLLQIRVTGTPGPRFDRRRLAARLPGAYAESQPPPIVPQPAYDPAFGTRTAGPTLVPARAGAVTFTPLGGSAPVTLPLAVKSVGQMFEPRHGRAVGRLGVGHPIGGPLVPAVLPLGPADPATEVLFATDPTVPVGAPADGTQLWRIVGDSDRTHPVHVEGVDVQVVNRVGWDGTLRPPGPGELGWKDTVRVNPREDVIVALRPVPPDLPFRIGDSVRLLDPTRPAGARLDAGPVSPVDGGPAVVVNHLVNLGWEYRWQTRSAGLRDQGMSRPLVLRVSPRAPTGLTATPAPGSATALPAIALTWTGNGSRPPATSHWLQRATDSAFTAGRTEITVAAAATRYTDATVTPGVTYHYRIRAENAVSCSAWSNSAPASVRLAPPARLTAVVPPAAPVRVALRWANHSFATGVDVQRATNPTFTSGPGTTAIAVGETHLDPAVAPDTTYYYRVRTTYLGAASPWSTVATVTVPPRPATPTGVTATVGAPSPDTALVTLGWSAEAPAGPGAGFLVERALDGAFTREPATFRATGRGFTNTGLSRGVTYHYRVRATNVVGASPWTPATSITTPP; encoded by the coding sequence ATGGTGCTGTTCCGCAGACTCCGGCCGGTCCGGGCCGCCACGGTCGCCGAGGAGACCGCGCCCACCGTCCCCACCGCCCGCGCCACCGACGAAAAGCCGACCGATCCGACCGGGCCGACCGCTTCGGCAACGCCGACCAGGCCGACCGAGACGGCCGCGCCGACCGCGCCGAACCCGGCGAGCCTGGACCCGGACGTCGCGCCGCGCCTGTTCGGGCCGGTGCCGAACACCGCCGCCAGCCCGCTGCCCGTGCTCGACCCGGACGGCCGGCCGGTGCCCGGCACCGGCATCCGCAAGTTCGTCGACCCACTGCCCGCACCCGGCCGGCCGGCCACCGCCGGGCTCGGCGCCCGCCTGCCCGTCGCCGTGCCCGACACCATCACGTGGCCGGGCTGCGACTACTACGAAATCGGCCTCCAGGAGTACGCGCAGCGCCTGCACCGGGACCTGCCGGCCACCCGGCTGCGCGGCTACCGGCAACTCAACCTGGGCACCGACGCCGCCGGCCACAACACGGTGAGCCCGCCCGACCGCCCCTGGCACCTCGGCCCGATGATCGTGGCGCGACGGGGCCGGCCGGTGCGGGTCAAGTTCATCAACCAGCTCCCCACCGGCCGGGCCGGCGAACTGTTCCTGCCGGTCGACGAGACGCTCGACGGGGCCGGCGCCGGGCCGCTCGACGGGCCCGCGCCCTACCCGCAGAACCGCGCCGTGCCGCACCTGGCCGGGGCGCGTACCGCGTGGACGAGCGCCGGCAACCCGTGGCAGTGGGTGACCCCGGCCGGCGAGATCACCCCGTACCCCGTCGGGGTCGGTGTGATTCCGGTGCCGGACATGCCCGCGCCGGGCGCGGGCGCCACCACGCTCTACTTCCCGAACGACCAGAGCGGCCGGCTGATGTGGCTGCACGACAACACGCTCGGCCTGTCCCGGCTCACCACCTACTCCGGGCAGCTCGCGCTCTGGCTGCTCACCGACCCGGCCGAACAGCGGCTGGTGGACGACGGCGTGCTCCCTGCCGACCAGCTCCCGCTGGTGATCGAGGACAAGACGTTCGTGCCCGACGACGCGCAGCTCGCCGCCCAGGACCCGACCTGGGACCGGAACCGCTGGGGCGCCAAGGGCAGCCTCTGGCACCCGCACGTCTACCAGCCCCGGCAGAACCCGTACCGGCTCTGCGGCACCAACCCGACCGGCCGCTGGGACTACGGGCCGTGGACCCACGACCCGGACGGCGGGGCGAGCCCGTGGGTCGCCCCGGTGCCGAGCCCGCACCACGACCCGGCGACCGAGCCGGACGAGCCGCCGCTGGTCCCGGCCGTGCCGCACCCCTCCGCGGTCCCCGAGGCGTACGGGGACACCCCGCTGGTCAACGGCGTCGCCTACCCGTACCTGGAGGTCACGCCGACGGCGTACCGGTTCCGGATCCTCAACGCCTGCGCGGACCGGGCGCTCAACCTCCAGCTCTACCGGGCCGCCTCGGACGGGCCGATGTGGGCGCCCGACGGCGGGCCGGCCGACCCGCTCGCCGGCGAGGTGCCGATGGTCGAGGCGGTCCGCGCGCCCGGCCGGCCGGCGGACTGGCCGGCGGACGGGCGCGACGGCGGCGTGCCCGACCCGGCCGCCGCCGGCCCGGAGCTGATCCAGATCGGCAACGAGGGCGGCCTGCTCCCGGCCCCGGTGGTGCTGGCGAACCGGCCGGTCGACTACCGGTACGACAGGCAGGACCCGACCGTGCTCAACGTGGACGGGCACGCGCTGCTGCTCGCCCCCGGCGAACGCGCCGACGTGGTGGTGGACTTCTCCACCGTGCCGCCGGGCGGCACGCTGATCCTCTACAACGACTGCCCCGCGCCGCTGCCCCGGTTCGACCCCCGCTACGACCACCACACCGGCGCACCGGACCGCACCGCCACCGGCGGCCTCCCGCCGACCCACCCCGGCTACGGCCCAAACACGCGGACCCTGCTCCAGATCCGGGTGACCGGCACCCCGGGGCCGCGCTTCGACCGGCGGCGGCTCGCCGCCCGGCTGCCCGGCGCGTACGCGGAGAGCCAGCCGCCGCCGATCGTGCCGCAACCGGCGTACGACCCGGCGTTCGGCACCCGCACCGCCGGCCCGACGCTGGTCCCGGCGCGGGCCGGCGCGGTCACGTTCACCCCGCTCGGCGGATCCGCCCCGGTCACGCTGCCCCTGGCGGTGAAGTCGGTCGGGCAGATGTTCGAGCCCCGGCACGGCCGGGCGGTGGGCCGGCTCGGCGTCGGCCACCCGATCGGCGGACCGCTCGTCCCGGCCGTCCTGCCACTGGGCCCGGCCGACCCGGCCACCGAGGTGCTGTTCGCGACCGACCCGACCGTGCCGGTGGGCGCGCCCGCGGACGGCACCCAGCTCTGGCGGATCGTCGGCGACTCCGACCGCACCCACCCGGTGCACGTCGAGGGCGTCGACGTGCAGGTGGTCAACCGGGTCGGCTGGGACGGCACGCTCCGCCCGCCCGGCCCGGGCGAGCTGGGCTGGAAGGACACCGTCCGGGTCAATCCCCGGGAGGACGTGATCGTGGCGCTGCGCCCGGTCCCGCCCGACCTGCCGTTCCGGATCGGCGACAGCGTACGGCTGCTCGACCCGACCCGCCCGGCCGGCGCGCGGCTGGACGCCGGCCCGGTGAGCCCGGTCGACGGTGGGCCCGCGGTGGTGGTCAACCACCTGGTCAATCTGGGTTGGGAGTACCGCTGGCAGACCCGCTCGGCGGGGCTGCGCGACCAGGGCATGAGCCGGCCACTGGTGCTGCGGGTGTCGCCCCGCGCGCCGACCGGGCTGACCGCCACCCCGGCGCCGGGGTCGGCCACCGCGCTGCCCGCCATCGCGCTGACCTGGACCGGCAACGGCAGCCGCCCACCGGCCACCAGCCATTGGTTGCAACGCGCCACCGACAGCGCCTTCACCGCCGGCCGCACCGAGATCACGGTGGCCGCCGCCGCGACCCGGTACACGGACGCGACAGTCACCCCCGGCGTCACCTACCACTACCGGATCCGGGCCGAGAACGCGGTGAGCTGCTCGGCCTGGTCGAACAGCGCGCCGGCCTCGGTGCGGCTGGCCCCACCGGCCCGGCTGACCGCGGTGGTGCCGCCGGCCGCGCCGGTGCGGGTGGCGCTGCGCTGGGCGAACCACTCGTTCGCCACCGGCGTGGACGTGCAGCGGGCCACGAACCCGACGTTCACCAGCGGGCCGGGCACCACGGCGATCGCCGTCGGCGAGACCCACCTGGATCCGGCCGTCGCCCCCGACACCACCTACTACTACCGGGTACGCACCACCTACCTCGGTGCGGCGTCGCCCTGGTCCACGGTGGCC
- a CDS encoding SAM-dependent chlorinase/fluorinase — translation MAIQPDDPPPASGPCVSLTTDYGLADGFVAACHGVLARLAPAARVIDVTHLVPPADVRRGAAVLAQTVPYLPVGVHVGVVDPGVGTERRGIALATPGGLLVGPDNGLLVPAAEALGGVTGAVELTNPEWWLAPTVPRTFHGRDVFAPVAARLAVGAPLAGAGPAVDPAALVRLPEPVVHADAGGFRAEVVTVDHFGNVQLAAPAALLDGLPARVRVGGRSAVHGRTFGDAAPGELVVYVDSAALVAVAVRTGRAVDLLGVRPGDVLTVTGD, via the coding sequence ATGGCGATCCAGCCGGACGATCCACCGCCGGCGAGCGGGCCGTGTGTCTCGCTGACCACCGACTACGGGCTCGCGGACGGCTTCGTGGCGGCCTGCCACGGGGTCCTCGCCCGGCTCGCCCCGGCCGCCCGGGTGATCGACGTGACACACCTGGTGCCGCCGGCCGACGTGCGGCGGGGCGCCGCGGTGCTGGCGCAGACGGTGCCGTACCTGCCGGTCGGGGTGCACGTCGGGGTGGTCGACCCGGGGGTCGGCACCGAGCGGCGCGGGATCGCGCTTGCCACACCCGGCGGGCTGTTGGTGGGCCCGGACAACGGGCTGCTCGTGCCGGCGGCCGAGGCGCTCGGCGGGGTGACCGGGGCGGTGGAGTTGACCAACCCGGAGTGGTGGCTCGCGCCGACGGTCCCCCGCACCTTCCACGGGCGAGACGTGTTCGCGCCGGTGGCGGCCCGGCTGGCCGTGGGCGCGCCGCTGGCCGGGGCCGGACCGGCCGTCGACCCGGCCGCTCTGGTCCGGCTGCCGGAGCCGGTGGTCCACGCCGACGCGGGCGGGTTCCGCGCCGAGGTGGTGACCGTCGATCACTTCGGCAACGTGCAGCTCGCCGCGCCGGCCGCGCTGCTCGACGGGTTGCCGGCCCGGGTACGGGTGGGCGGCCGGTCGGCCGTGCACGGCCGCACGTTCGGCGACGCCGCGCCGGGTGAGCTGGTGGTGTACGTCGATTCCGCCGCACTGGTGGCGGTGGCGGTGCGCACCGGCCGCGCCGTCGACCTGCTCGGCGTCAGACCGGGCGACGTGCTCACCGTGACCGGCGACTGA
- a CDS encoding DNA-formamidopyrimidine glycosylase family protein: MPEGDTVWNTARVLERALTGARLTGSDFRVPQLATTDLTGWTVRESASRGKHLLLRLADPDATDWTLHSHLRMDGAWRAYAPGERWTVRPAHLIRVVLRSPDAVAVGYHLHELALVPTADEGTLVGHLGPDLLGPDWDPQEAVRRLAEHPEQSIGEALLDQRNLAGVGNLYKCEVLFLRGVSPWTPVRAVPDLAGTVTLAQRLLAANRGRWTQSTTGVLRRGGTSYVYGRRAQPCRRCGAAIRKEELGERVTYWCPACQPERE; this comes from the coding sequence GTGCCCGAAGGTGACACCGTCTGGAACACCGCCCGCGTGCTGGAACGCGCGCTGACCGGGGCCCGTCTGACCGGGTCGGACTTCCGCGTGCCGCAGCTCGCGACCACCGACCTCACCGGCTGGACCGTCCGCGAGTCGGCCAGCCGCGGCAAGCACCTGCTGTTGCGGCTGGCCGATCCGGACGCCACGGACTGGACGCTGCACTCGCACCTGCGGATGGACGGCGCCTGGCGGGCGTACGCGCCGGGCGAGCGGTGGACGGTCCGACCGGCGCACCTGATCCGGGTGGTGCTCCGCTCCCCCGACGCGGTCGCGGTCGGCTACCACCTGCACGAGCTGGCGCTGGTCCCGACCGCCGATGAGGGCACGCTCGTCGGCCACCTCGGCCCGGACCTGCTCGGCCCGGACTGGGATCCGCAGGAAGCGGTCCGCCGGCTGGCGGAGCATCCGGAGCAGAGCATCGGCGAGGCCCTGCTCGACCAGCGCAACCTGGCCGGGGTGGGCAACCTCTACAAGTGTGAGGTGCTCTTCCTGCGCGGGGTGTCACCGTGGACGCCGGTGCGCGCGGTGCCCGACCTGGCCGGCACCGTCACGCTGGCCCAGCGACTGTTGGCCGCCAACCGGGGTCGCTGGACGCAGAGCACCACCGGGGTGCTGCGCCGGGGCGGGACCAGCTACGTCTACGGCCGCCGGGCCCAGCCGTGCCGGCGGTGCGGCGCCGCGATCCGCAAGGAGGAACTGGGCGAACGGGTCACCTACTGGTGCCCGGCCTGCCAGCCGGAACGCGAGTGA